A genomic window from Salvia miltiorrhiza cultivar Shanhuang (shh) chromosome 5, IMPLAD_Smil_shh, whole genome shotgun sequence includes:
- the LOC130986850 gene encoding trifunctional UDP-glucose 4,6-dehydratase/UDP-4-keto-6-deoxy-D-glucose 3,5-epimerase/UDP-4-keto-L-rhamnose-reductase RHM1 produces the protein MSTFTPKNILITGAAGFIASHVANRLVRNYPEYKIIVLDKLDYCSSLKNLNPSSSSPNFKFVKGDIGSADLVNYLLITENIDTIMHFAAQTHVDNSFGNSFEFTKNNIYGTHVLLEACKVTGQIRRFIHVSTDEVYGETDEDAVVGNHEASQLLPTNPYSATKAGAEMLVMAYGRSYGLPVITTRGNNVYGPNQFPEKLIPKFILLALRGQTLPIHGDGCNVRSYLYCEDVAEAFEVVLHKGEVGHVYNIGTKKERRVIDVAQDICKLFNKDADKSIQFVENRPFNDQRYFLDDEKLKHLGWSERTTWEDGLRKTMEWYISNPDWWGDVSGALIPHPRMLLMPGGAERVSEDSESGLSGNPNQTKMSVPSAKNSASPPKPGFKFLIYGRTGWIGGLLGKLCEKQGIPYEYGKGRLQDRASLLADIAAVKPTHVFNAAGVTGRPNVDWCESHKTETIRTNVVGTLTLADVCREQGLLVMNYATGCIFEYDAAHPEGSGIGFKEEDTPNFAGSYYSKTKAMVEDLLKEFDNVCTLRVRMPISSDLENPRNFITKISRYNKVVNIPNSMTVLDELLPISIEMAKRNLRGIWNFTNPGVVSHNEILEMYKKYIKPDFKWSNFTLEEQAKVIVAARSNNEMDASKLKKEFPELLSIKESLIKYVFEPNKKTSAA, from the exons ATGTCGACGTTCACGCCCAAGAATATCCTAATTACCGGGGCTGCCGGATTCATTGCATCACATGTTGCGAATAGGCTAGTTCGAAACTACCCTGAGTATAAGATCATTGTTCTTGACAAACTCGATTACTGTTCCAGTCTCAAAAATCTGAATCCATCCAGCTCTTCTCCCAACTTCAAGTTTGTTAAGGGAGACATTGGTAGTGCTGACCTCGTGAACTACCTTCTCATCACTGAGAATATCGATACTATTATGCATTTTGCTGCCCAGACTCATGTTGATAATTCATTCGGCAACAGCTTTGAGTTCACCAAGAACAACATCTATGGCACCCATGTTCTTTTGGAGGCCTGCAAGGTTACTGGTCAGATCAGGAGGTTTATCCATGTCAGCACTGATGAGGTGTATGGGGAGACTGATGAGGATGCTGTTGTTGGCAACCATGAGGCCTCGCAGCTGCTTCCCACGAACCCTTACTCAGCAACCAAGGCAGGGGCGGAGATGCTTGTCATGGCTTACGGCAGATCTTATGGTTTGCCTGTGATCACCACTCGCGGGAACAATGTTTATGGTCCGAATCAGTTCCCTGAGAAGTTGATTCCCAAGTTTATCCTCTTGGCCTTGAGAGGACAGACTCTTCCCATTCATGGCGATGGCTGTAATGTGCGCAGTTATCTTTACTGTGAGGATGTTGCAGAGGCATTTGAAGTAGTCCTCCACAAGGGAGAAGTGGGCCATGTCTACAACATAGGGACGAAGAAGGAGAGGAGGGTCATCGATGTTGCCCAAGACATATGCAAGCTGTTTAACAAAGATGCTGACAAGAGCATTCAGTTTGTGGAGAACAGGCCATTCAACGATCAGAGGTATTTCCTTGACGACGAGAAGCTGAAGCATTTGGGTTGGTCTGAGAGGACCACTTGGGAAGACGGCTTGAGAAAGACGATGGAGTGGTACATCAGCAACCCTGACTGGTGGGGTGATGTCTCTGGTGCTCTGATACCTCATCCTAGAATGCTGCTGATGCCTGGTGGTGCGGAAAGAGTTTCTGAGGACTCCGAATCTGGATTATCTGGTAACCCTAACCAGACCAAGATGTCGGTTCCTTCTGCCAAAAACAGCGCTTCTCCTCCCAAACCAGGATTCAAGTTCTTGATCTATGGTAGGACAGGGTGGATTGGCGGTTTGCTTGGGAAGTTGTGTGAGAAACAAGGGATCCCTTACGAATATGGAAAGGGGCGTTTACAGGATCGTGCTTCACTTTTGGCAGATATTGCTGCAGTTAAACCTACTCATGTGTTCAATGCCGCTGGTGTAACTGGTAGACCCAATGTTGATTGGTGTGAATCTCACAAGACAGAGACAATCCGTACCAACGTTGTTGGTACATTGACTCTTGCAGATGTCTGCAGAGAGCAAGGTCTTCTGGTGATGAACTATGCAACTGGTTGTATATTCGAGTATGATGCTGCACACCCCGAAGGTTCTGGAATCGGGTTTAAGGAAGAAGACACACCCAATTTTGCTGGTTCATACTATTCTAAGACCAAGGCCATG GTAGAAGATCTCTTGAAAGAGTTCGACAACGTATGCACCCTAAGAGTCCGGATGCCAATATCTTCCGACCTTGAGAATCCACGCAATTTCATCACAAAGATTTCTCGGTATAATAAGGTGGTGAACATTCCCAACAGCATGACAGTCTTGGACGAGCTTCTTCCAATCTCAATTGAGATGGCCAAGCGAAACCTCCGGGGCATATGGAACTTCACAAACCCTGGCGTCGTCAGCCACAACGAGATCCTGGAAATGTACAAGAAGTACATCAAGCCAGATTTCAAATGGAGCAACTTCACACTGGAAGAGCAAGCCAAGGTGATCGTTGCTGCTAGAAGTAACAACGAGATGGACGCCTCCAAGCTGAAAAAGGAGTTCCCCGAGCTGCTATCCATCAAGGAGTCGTTGATCAAGTACGTTTTCGAGCCCAACAAGAAAACCTCTGCTGCTTGA